The Hydrogenispora ethanolica genome includes a region encoding these proteins:
- a CDS encoding sodium:solute symporter family protein has protein sequence MELLSFRWLAIVAFVVLMVGVGLYSMRRTQTTADFFLGGRTVGPWISAFAYGTTYFSAVMFIGYAGKLGWGFGISPLWIAMGNAFVGSWLAWKVLARRTRAITVKLGVMTMPEFLEARYQSRGLKIVAAALIFLFLIPYCGSVFTGLGFLFENVLKIPYQTSLVVMIVLTGVYLVLGGYFAVALTDFIQGIIMLFGATLMVWFVFSQPQVGGLGGWLPHLAAVNPSLTRAVPENWLSLLGLVILTSVGTWGMPQMIQKFYAIKNEQVIRTATTVASLFALIIAGAAYLVGSTAQLFFTPQTVPMEGGKIAFNAIIPILLNNTLPEFLLIVILLLVLSASMSTLSSLILVSSSAITIDLIQGVFRPNLDKEKAVQYLRLFCGLFIICSIIIAVYKFDFIIKLMSLSWGTIAGAFLAPYLYGIYWKGTTKSGAWTGLISGVVISILGSVIFKDESLAPLVSSVAMLIPLAVVPAVSLLSQKFEASHLERVFAEVAASEE, from the coding sequence GTGGAATTATTGTCATTCCGTTGGTTGGCGATTGTTGCTTTTGTGGTGCTGATGGTAGGTGTAGGATTGTATTCGATGCGCCGGACCCAAACGACTGCTGATTTCTTCCTGGGCGGAAGAACGGTGGGACCTTGGATTTCGGCGTTTGCTTATGGTACGACCTATTTTTCGGCAGTCATGTTCATCGGGTATGCGGGAAAATTAGGTTGGGGTTTCGGCATCTCGCCGTTATGGATCGCTATGGGGAATGCTTTCGTCGGCAGCTGGCTGGCTTGGAAGGTCTTAGCCCGCCGGACCCGGGCTATCACCGTCAAACTGGGCGTCATGACCATGCCCGAATTTTTGGAAGCCCGTTATCAGTCCCGAGGCTTGAAGATCGTCGCCGCCGCGCTGATTTTTTTGTTTTTGATTCCCTACTGCGGCTCGGTCTTCACCGGCTTAGGCTTTTTATTTGAAAACGTTCTGAAAATTCCCTACCAGACTTCCTTGGTGGTCATGATCGTTTTAACCGGCGTTTATTTGGTTCTGGGAGGTTATTTCGCAGTCGCGCTGACCGATTTCATTCAGGGGATCATCATGTTGTTCGGCGCGACGCTAATGGTTTGGTTCGTCTTCAGCCAGCCGCAAGTCGGCGGACTTGGCGGCTGGCTGCCGCACCTGGCGGCGGTCAATCCGTCCTTGACCCGGGCCGTGCCGGAGAATTGGCTGAGCCTGCTGGGGCTGGTCATTTTGACGAGCGTCGGGACGTGGGGCATGCCGCAGATGATCCAGAAATTTTACGCCATCAAGAATGAGCAAGTGATCCGGACCGCTACTACTGTGGCGTCCCTATTTGCGCTGATCATCGCCGGCGCCGCCTATCTGGTCGGTTCCACCGCCCAGCTCTTCTTCACCCCTCAAACCGTGCCGATGGAAGGCGGAAAGATCGCTTTTAATGCTATTATCCCGATACTGCTGAATAATACTTTGCCGGAATTCCTGCTCATCGTCATTCTGCTGCTGGTGTTGTCGGCTTCCATGTCTACGCTGTCCTCGCTGATCCTGGTTTCCAGTTCGGCGATTACCATCGACCTCATCCAGGGCGTTTTCCGGCCCAACCTCGACAAGGAGAAGGCCGTCCAGTATCTCCGCCTGTTTTGCGGACTCTTCATTATCTGTTCCATCATCATTGCGGTCTACAAATTCGATTTCATCATCAAATTGATGAGCCTGTCCTGGGGAACGATCGCCGGCGCGTTTCTGGCGCCCTATCTTTACGGCATTTATTGGAAAGGAACCACCAAATCCGGAGCCTGGACCGGCTTAATCTCCGGAGTCGTCATCTCCATCCTGGGGAGCGTCATCTTTAAGGACGAAAGCCTGGCGCCGCTGGTCAGCTCGGTGGCGATGCTGATTCCGCTGGCGGTGGTGCCGGCGGTGAGCCTGCTATCGCAGAAATTTGAAGCATCCCATCTGGAGCGGGTGTTTGCGGAGGTTGCCGCCTCGGAAGAGTAG
- a CDS encoding phenylacetate--CoA ligase family protein produces the protein MIWEPQFETMGREDLRRLQTERLQRVVARVYQHVPFYRAKFDEAGIKPDSIRRLEDIRRLPFTIKNDLRDNYPYGMFAVPMREIVRIHSSSGTTGIPTVVGYTKRDLETWSNIVGRFVTAAGVTSDDIVQISFGYGLFTGGFGLHYGMERVGATVIPVSSGNTERQIRIMKEFGTTVLVATPSYALHMAEVAKEMGFGPGSLRLRVGLFGSEPWSEGMRKEIERFWGIRATDNYGLSEVIGPGVSGECEYCCGMHIQEDHFIPEIIDPVTGEPKSPGEEGELVLTALTKEALPIIRYRTRDITALDYEKCRCGRTTVRMRKTLGRSDDMLIIRGVNVFPSQIESVLVGIEEVEPHYQLIVDRIDHLDHLEVQVEVPERIFTGNLRDLEDLTEKIKHRIFSLININVKVKLVEPKSIERSVGKAKRVIDRRCL, from the coding sequence ATGATTTGGGAACCGCAGTTTGAGACGATGGGACGGGAGGATCTCCGCCGCTTGCAGACCGAAAGACTGCAGCGGGTGGTGGCGCGGGTCTATCAGCACGTCCCCTTTTACAGAGCCAAATTCGATGAGGCCGGGATCAAGCCGGATTCCATCCGGCGCCTGGAAGATATCCGCCGCCTGCCGTTCACGATCAAAAATGACTTGCGCGATAATTACCCCTACGGCATGTTTGCCGTTCCGATGCGGGAGATCGTCCGAATCCACTCCTCGTCGGGCACGACCGGAATTCCAACCGTGGTGGGGTATACCAAAAGGGATCTGGAGACCTGGTCTAACATTGTCGGCCGTTTTGTCACCGCCGCCGGAGTGACCAGCGACGACATCGTCCAGATTTCATTCGGATACGGCTTGTTCACCGGCGGTTTTGGCTTGCATTACGGGATGGAGCGGGTGGGCGCGACCGTCATCCCGGTTTCCAGCGGCAACACCGAACGCCAGATCCGGATCATGAAGGAATTCGGGACCACGGTATTGGTGGCGACCCCCTCCTATGCGCTTCATATGGCCGAAGTCGCCAAGGAGATGGGTTTTGGCCCCGGCTCGCTCCGGCTGCGGGTCGGCCTTTTCGGTTCGGAGCCGTGGTCCGAGGGCATGCGCAAGGAGATCGAGCGGTTCTGGGGAATCCGAGCCACCGACAACTACGGCTTGAGCGAAGTGATCGGGCCGGGAGTCTCCGGCGAATGCGAGTATTGCTGCGGAATGCATATTCAAGAGGACCATTTTATTCCGGAGATTATCGATCCCGTCACCGGGGAGCCGAAGAGCCCAGGTGAAGAGGGCGAGCTGGTTCTGACCGCCCTTACCAAGGAAGCGCTGCCGATCATCCGCTACCGGACCCGGGATATCACGGCCCTGGATTATGAGAAATGCCGTTGCGGCAGAACGACGGTGAGGATGCGAAAGACGCTGGGACGCAGCGACGATATGCTGATCATTCGCGGAGTGAACGTCTTCCCGTCGCAGATCGAAAGCGTCCTGGTGGGGATCGAGGAAGTGGAACCCCATTATCAGCTAATCGTGGACCGGATCGACCATCTCGACCATCTGGAAGTCCAGGTGGAGGTCCCGGAACGCATTTTCACCGGAAATCTGCGCGACCTGGAAGACCTCACCGAAAAGATCAAACACCGGATCTTCTCGCTGATCAATATCAATGTCAAAGTCAAACTGGTGGAGCCCAAGAGCATCGAACGGAGCGTGGGAAAGGCCAAACGGGTGATTGACAGGCGCTGCTTGTAA
- a CDS encoding S8 family peptidase, producing METFYWQRKLSPLLKTMDENQKPAAHSLIVEIAGRRVDQIGNIVSAYHGRIQGELSLFPALIVELPGSGIEELARYYWVHKIWRNLQAYALLDVAVPTVGASKVQQMGYTGNGVVVAVIDTGIAPHPDLVADENRILAWNDLVGEKSEPYDDNGHGTHVAGIIAGNGHSSKGRYVGMAPEARLVGVKVLDGEGSGALSNVVAGIEWCLKNKRQLNVKVINLSLGTTAQESYRTDPLCRAVAAAWRSGVVVCAAAGNTGPDPRSINSPGISPAVITVGNIDDRNTLDPKDDRLNQTSSGGPTIDDLPKPDLVAPGTEITSLSNRGGYRALTGTSMAAPMVAGAVAQILQKYPQWSPERIKQVLRKNARNKGLGPNLQGAGELNVANLFEEQRSTVSVTSRNSFQKAITYQILKMLISKMSPGFTEIPRWLDRKTEGFVINVLDSLF from the coding sequence ATGGAAACCTTTTATTGGCAACGGAAACTTTCACCGCTTCTAAAAACAATGGATGAGAACCAAAAACCGGCAGCTCATTCGTTAATTGTTGAAATCGCAGGCAGAAGAGTGGATCAAATCGGAAATATCGTCTCCGCTTATCACGGGCGGATACAGGGAGAATTATCGTTATTTCCGGCCCTCATTGTCGAACTCCCCGGGAGCGGTATTGAGGAATTGGCCCGTTATTATTGGGTTCATAAAATATGGCGTAACTTGCAAGCCTATGCCCTGCTGGACGTCGCTGTTCCAACCGTAGGGGCCAGTAAGGTTCAACAAATGGGCTATACCGGCAATGGGGTCGTTGTAGCGGTCATCGACACTGGAATCGCTCCCCATCCGGACTTGGTGGCCGATGAAAATCGGATCCTTGCCTGGAATGATTTGGTGGGAGAGAAAAGCGAGCCGTATGATGACAATGGGCACGGCACTCATGTGGCGGGAATTATCGCGGGGAATGGCCATTCTTCCAAAGGCCGGTATGTCGGGATGGCGCCTGAGGCTCGTCTGGTGGGTGTCAAGGTGTTGGATGGCGAAGGTTCGGGGGCGCTTTCCAATGTCGTGGCAGGGATTGAATGGTGTCTGAAGAACAAGAGGCAACTCAATGTGAAAGTAATTAACCTTTCCTTGGGGACTACCGCTCAAGAATCCTATCGAACCGATCCGCTGTGCCGGGCGGTTGCCGCCGCATGGCGGTCCGGGGTGGTCGTTTGTGCCGCGGCGGGCAACACGGGCCCAGACCCCCGCAGTATTAACTCACCGGGAATCAGTCCAGCGGTAATTACCGTCGGTAATATCGATGACCGGAATACTCTTGATCCCAAAGATGATCGATTAAACCAAACTTCCAGCGGCGGACCGACCATCGATGATCTACCCAAGCCGGACCTGGTTGCTCCCGGTACAGAAATTACGTCCCTTTCCAATCGCGGCGGATATCGGGCCTTAACCGGCACATCCATGGCTGCTCCAATGGTTGCAGGCGCGGTTGCTCAGATTCTGCAAAAATACCCCCAATGGAGTCCCGAAAGGATTAAGCAAGTTTTGCGAAAAAATGCCCGCAACAAAGGTCTGGGACCTAATTTGCAGGGAGCGGGCGAATTGAATGTCGCCAATCTGTTTGAGGAACAAAGAAGCACCGTATCTGTGACGAGCCGCAATTCTTTTCAAAAAGCCATCACTTACCAAATCCTGAAAATGCTGATTTCGAAAATGAGCCCGGGCTTCACTGAGATCCCTAGATGGCTGGATAGAAAAACCGAAGGCTTTGTCATCAATGTTTTAGACTCTCTGTTCTAG
- the ubiE gene encoding bifunctional demethylmenaquinone methyltransferase/2-methoxy-6-polyprenyl-1,4-benzoquinol methylase UbiE: protein MISKEQQVMGIFNSIAPRYDLVNTIVSFGWHHFWRRFAVAQAHLRSGDSVLDLCCGTGALTAAAAKKVAPFGQVVGLDFSEKMLEVARRRVHSFRFRDNIRFIRGNALDLPFPDNRFDCVTVAYGLRNVTDPARVLKEARRVLKPTGTVVSLDLGKPSAPVFKNIYYFYLNHWIPLTGGVFTKSPTSYRYLHDSILEFPHQKEISTLYRRLGFKNIQCSELTWGIAMVHTAQK, encoded by the coding sequence ATGATTTCAAAAGAACAGCAAGTCATGGGGATCTTCAATAGCATCGCTCCCCGCTATGATCTGGTCAATACCATCGTCAGCTTCGGATGGCACCATTTTTGGCGCAGGTTCGCCGTGGCCCAGGCTCACCTGCGGAGTGGCGATTCCGTCTTGGATCTGTGTTGCGGAACCGGAGCGCTCACCGCCGCCGCAGCCAAGAAAGTGGCGCCTTTCGGTCAAGTGGTCGGACTGGATTTCTCCGAAAAGATGCTTGAGGTTGCGCGGCGCAGAGTGCACAGTTTCCGGTTCCGCGACAATATCCGGTTTATTCGGGGAAACGCTTTGGATTTGCCTTTTCCGGATAATCGCTTCGATTGCGTCACGGTCGCTTACGGGTTGCGCAACGTTACCGATCCTGCCCGGGTCCTGAAGGAAGCCAGACGGGTTCTCAAACCAACCGGTACCGTGGTCTCGCTGGATCTTGGTAAACCCTCGGCACCGGTTTTCAAAAACATCTATTATTTTTACTTGAACCATTGGATTCCCCTGACCGGAGGCGTTTTCACCAAAAGCCCCACTTCCTACCGTTATTTACACGACTCCATCCTGGAATTCCCCCATCAAAAGGAAATTTCCACTCTCTACCGGCGGCTTGGCTTTAAAAATATTCAATGCTCCGAATTGACCTGGGGAATCGCAATGGTGCATACGGCTCAAAAATAA
- a CDS encoding GNAT family N-acetyltransferase, whose product MRLILNGLQIRPLSENDYRPVYRLYRQLTGAGPCYAEGDFARIFNSFFLSEDREAFVATVHNNVIGFVTLYYLEVLHHHGLVASIQELVVTEEFRGRGVGRALVEFVRGKVQEKRCHGLEIATDLWQSGAKKFYERCGLRGKTQMVAT is encoded by the coding sequence ATGAGATTAATTTTGAATGGGTTACAGATTCGGCCGCTGAGTGAGAATGATTATCGCCCGGTTTACCGGTTGTACCGTCAACTGACGGGAGCCGGTCCTTGTTATGCGGAAGGTGATTTCGCGCGGATTTTCAACAGTTTCTTCCTGAGTGAAGATCGCGAGGCGTTTGTCGCCACGGTTCATAACAATGTCATTGGTTTTGTCACTTTGTATTATCTGGAAGTATTGCATCATCATGGTTTGGTGGCGTCGATTCAGGAATTGGTGGTCACCGAGGAGTTCCGGGGCCGGGGCGTCGGCCGGGCCTTGGTCGAATTTGTAAGAGGCAAGGTTCAAGAGAAACGTTGTCATGGCTTGGAGATAGCGACCGATCTTTGGCAGAGCGGGGCCAAAAAATTTTACGAACGTTGCGGACTCCGCGGCAAAACTCAAATGGTGGCGACCTGA